The DNA sequence CCTCATTTAGCCATTGAAACATGTTTACTTGTTGAGATGTGACCGCAACAACTTGAAGGCAATGTTCATTTGGCACAATGGAATTCAACGCAACATGACTATTCAACTTGGAACACCATTTCACCACAGTTTTTTAACTACCCAGTTTCACTGTGGACCATTCTACATGACTGGACTTCCAGGGTCGATATGGCTGCTTCACAGATATACATTTGGACATTTACTATTTTCCTTTTTCCAACTCTAACTTGGGGATTGCTGTCTGACTTCAAAATTTGTGGCGACTCTGAATGTGAAAGTAAGTAGATAGCCTAACCATTTATTTTCTTGTTATGTGCAGCACATATTACAAATGAATTATTCATACATTACCTTATGTGGCTTTTGTGTGTATAGGCCTGCTGAGTCGGGTCAGGGCCACAAGAGATCACAGAGGAAAGGATTGTAGATTTCTGAACTTCAAAAAAGGGGATGTGATATTTGTTTACCACAAACTCTCTGGCAAAAGAGATGATTTATGGGCAGGAAGTGtaagtgtttttttttgtcactgaAATCACATTGAATGACATATATTTTGTTGTATGTTTGTTATGCAATAATTTTTTGTGCCCTATGCTGTATTTCAGATTGACAGACAATTTGGTTATTTCCCAAAAGACGTTGTGAATGTTGATGAAATTTATTCAAACACAGAGAAAGAAGTGGCCACACAGGTAATTTTTCCACTTTAGTACTCTATGAATTTTAGGCCTATTTAATGTATGGTTATACATGTGCATTGAAGGGTGAATAAGCAGTGCTTTAAATTATTTTGTTAAACACATTCTGTTAATTAAAGGTACTCTTATGTTCCTTTTAGAAACAAGACTTCTTCTGCATAGATGAGTATGGCTCATTAATTGATAATGACTCCAGTGAGTGGGACAATGAAGAAAATCTAGTTTCAGAATTTCAGGAAATCGCAGCCAATGATGCTCAGGATTCTAAAACTTCCAAAGATGCCTTTCTGTCCCAAAGTTTTGCACAGAGCAGTGATGAAACAGGAAACAAAGATGCCATTCAGGTCGTAATGGAAGACTTCTCTGATGATACCAAACCTGAACCTCGCGAACAAGATGGGTCTCAGTGGATTGGCTCTACAGTAACTGGATGGTTTAGTTTAGGTGGTGAAAACCCAGATGATAATCCCAAAGAAGACAACCCAGAACAAGAGTCTTTCAGGAGCAGGAAACTTGCTTTGGACATTGACGCAAACCAATTGAAGGAAGAGAAGAAAAATGATGAAAACTCTGGCTGGTTTGGAGATGGACTGACTAGCGCCTTTGGTTTTGGTCAAAAAGCTCCAGAGGAGGAGAAGCCCATTGAAAAGGAAGTGGAGGAGCAACCCCCACCCTCTAACTCCTGGCTGAATATTGGCATTAGAGATGTCTTACATTTTGGTCAATCTAATCAGGATAAGGTTGAAGAGATAATAGAAGCAGCAGGCAGAGATGAATCGACAGGCACAATAGACCCACAGGACCTTGGCACAAGTCAGTCTCATCATGATGCCACAGTGGAGCAAATAAAAGAAACAGAGCACCAGAGAGATGATACCACTGGTAAGaaggcagagagaacagagacacacCCCTCAAAACCTGTTAAGGATTATAACCAAGAGGACCGTCATAGTCAGGAAGAAGATGGTGAGTTAAGAAAAGAGGaagatgcagggtggtatggtaGCATCTATAACAATATTGTAGGCCTTTATGGAGAACAGGgttatgttgaggaggaggaggaggatatactTATAGctgaggatgaagaggataaagATATCAGCCTTCAGTCAGAAACAGAGTCACAGTCTGTGTTCTCATCCATGTTTGACACTCTGGTATCACCGTTTCAGGCCGATACAACTAACAATGATAAAAATGCCCAAAGTGATGAGGTAACAGATATAAAACCGGCAGAAGCAGATGGAGATACAGAGACCTCCCTTACATCTCAGACGGCTATCCCATATGATTCTACTGAGGCTTCTGTAGGTAGGAAGGATGATAATGATGGTAATGACAGCAATGAGGTTCCACATCCCCCTCCATTAGATATAGATACGGTTCAGAGTGCCAATAAAATACTTGAAACTAGCAAGTATATGTCTTTGTCCCACGACCCTCAATTACAAGACACAGACGGAATAGTGAATCTTGAAGTTGATCCTGAAAAAGCTATAGCTGAGATGGAAGTTGTTGATCAAGAGGAATTTCCCTCCTCTGATCATTCCAAGAAGTGGCACGTTGAGACCGATCCCATAGATAACACAGGGTTTATAAACATTATCCTTGACCCAGTGTTAGACTCAACTATACTAAATGCTGACGCTACAAGTAACAATCTTCTATCTGATAAAGGTAATGATGATGGGGGACGTTATATTGTGGACAAAGcatctgagagagaggaagcagagtCAACTAATGAagttactgagacagaggggatagaACAAAAGAAAATAGTTGAAGTTGAGAGAGACCACGGGGATGAAGCTACTTTCTCTACACATGTCTTTGAATATACACAGAGCAATTCCGGACCCAATGCTAAAATTGAAATGTATCCTGACAGCTCAGATCTAGTTCCCCCTGAGACAGTAACAGGAaatgaacagagacagacagaaatccTTGAGGAGGCAGACACAGAAAACATGTTAGTGGAAGATTTCATTCATGTCCACTGGGTGTCCCATGAATCTCAAAAAGACAGTGACGAGAAAAACGTCCTGAATGATAGATCTGGGATGACGGATGACCAGACGACAGCAAATGAGGACAGTAATCTGCCGCTAAATGACAGAAATCATACAGATGACAGTAATGAAATGCTGGAGGCATTCAAACAGCTACTTGGAAATAGCAAGTATATGTCTTTGTCCCACAACCCTCAATTACAGGACACAACCGGAATAGTGAATCTTGAAGATGATCGTGAAAATTCTATAGCTGAGATCAATGAAAATGATGAGCACGATTCTGCAGGTAGATTAGAGCTAGATGATGTCACTACTAATGAACCTGTCAGTTCCCAAGGAGGTGTAGAGCCAAAGCAATTAGTGTCGGACCCCAAACCAGACAATGAAGAGGATGTGAAAATATCAACTGTGCTCCCCGAAGCGCTTTTGCATGATAGTGATGAGAATGCCCTTAATCACCATCAAGAGAGTCCTGCTGCTGACCTTGCTGAAAATAGCctggatgatgttgagactgATCATTCAGTTGGTCAGGATGCTTTAGAAGGATCAGGGATTCCAAATCTCTCTGATTCGATTCCTATTCAGACAAAAGCAGAAACACTGACAGAGGAGCTACCTAATGTATCAGAGGATACATCTGTAATGCATGATGAGGTGGAGGACATTGACATTGACACTACAGGTATTGAAGTGGTATCCTCCAATCAGAAAGGAGACGACAGTATTCTAGTGCCTCAGAGCCCAGCAGAAGAGGACAATGGGGACAGAGTAGGGATGCTATATAGTCAGACAAGCATGCCAGGTACAGAGGATGCTTCAGTGCTGGAGGAGGTCACACAGACACCTGACCCCCATCTGCATGATGCCCAGGACCCTCACATAGCTGAACTTATCCTGAACTTATCTTTAGTTGAACCGGTCAGAGTTGATCCAGTCATTGAAAATGTATCAGGAGAGGAAATACATCATTTGATTACCTCAAGTGGGGATGAGGAAAGTAAGGACAAGAATGAGAATACATTAGAGGTGCCAGATAAGAATGTTCATTTTGGAGACATAGATTCAGTTTTGCTGAAAGACTGGTTATCTTCTAACTATGAGGAAAGTAATTCCAATGTAATGGAAGTTGTTGATCAAGAGGAATTTTCCTCCTCTGATCATTTCAAGGAGTGGCACGTTGAGGCCGATCCTGTAGATAACATAGGGATGATAAACATTACCCTTGACCCAGTGTTAGACTCAACTATACGAAATGCTGACACTACAAGTAACAATCTTCTATCTAATAAAGGTAATGATGATGGGGGACGTTATATTGTGGACAAAGcatctgagagagaggaagcagattCAACTAAAGAagttactgagacagaggggatagaACCAGGGAAAATAGTTGAAGTTGAGAGAGACCATGGGGATCAAGCAATTCTCCCTACACATGTCTTTGAAAATACACAGAGCAGTTCCGAACCTGATGCTAAAATTGAAATGTATCCTGACAGCTCAGAGCTAGTTCCCCCTGAGACAGAAATTGGAAATGAACAACGACAGACAGAAATCCTTGAGGAGGCAGACACAGAAAACATGTCAGTAGAAGATTTCATTCATGTCCACAGGGAGTCCCATGAATCTCAAAAAGACAGTGATGAGAAAAACGTCCCGAATGATAGATCTGGGATGACGAGTGACCAGACGACAGCAATTGAGGACAATAATCTGCCGCTAGATGACAGGAATCACATCTCATCAGTCAGTAGCCAGGAAGTACATTCAAAAGGGACCAAAGGATTGTATAATGAGATCACTCTAGAAAACGAGAGAGCACAGGAATTAGGCCTACAGGATAGGGAAACCAATGATGGACGAAATAGCTTTGATCAGTCACATGCAGTTAGTCAGCTTTCCCCCACTGATGAAGCTTATGATGTCATTACTCAATCAGAGAGAACAATAGACCATGATACATTGTATTCAGGTGAGAATTTCCTCTCAGACAGTTGGTCTAATTATCAAGAAGCAACAGATGTAAAGAGCACAATTAGTGATGAAGATAGGCAGCAGGATTTTGAAAACGTGGACGTTATTGAGAAGGTTGATTTTGAGAAAATCAGTTATAGGGATATTGAATCTATTCACAATggtgaaagagagggtgagacTTCCACTTCTCACAGCGAACCCCCTGAAAAGCAAGACATGCCATCAGATCAGATAGTAGGCCTAGACCCCACTCAAGAAGAATTTGTGAACAAATCAACTTCTCACAGTGAACCCCTTGAAAATCAAGACATGCCATCTGACCAGTATTCAGTAGGGCCCCCCCAAGAGGAAATTACAGACACATCAGTCAACAAGGGTACTAGGAGTTTCTTTGAAAATGCAATGGACTTTTTGATCCCAAGCACTGACTCCAAAGACTTAGAAGACCCAGAACCAAAGGGGCAAGAAGAGGAGGAACAAGAACCCCCACCTGATCTTCCTTACCTGGACCTCCATGAACCAGAACCACAGTCTCAGTCAACCACAGTAGAAGACTCGATGAAAGCTACAGCATTTTTGAAAGAATACAAGAATATCCAAAAGCAAATCAGCACAGATGAAATAACTACTTTGTTGGACATGTTTGGGAAGCATAAATTCCTGTGGCTTGACTACAGCCTAGGAAGCTCAGAGACTTTTACTGATGGCCAAGATGGTGATAATGACCTAGCTATTATATCAGACTTTGAAATGCTCCTGCAGTATCACATTGATGAGACAAAAACTCCATCTGGTGGAGTACTGGAGGATGAAGACCAATCCAGAAAATTTGTGTCATTACGAAAACTAGAAATACTCTTGTCAAACATAAAAAACAGATTCACCCAAGTGAAAGCACCTGTCAGTATAAAAGACAATCAAGGTACTACTCAAGTAGTATGAGAAACATTTATTGATTTTGGTTGCATGTCTCTTCCATGTCTTTTGCATGTCAATATTGAAAAGGTTAGCAGTTGTCAAAGTGTTATATCTGACAACCATTTATTGACAAGGTCTTACATGTTTTTTAAATGATTTGGTATCATAATGTCTATATGTTATCCAGCAGAAACAGACAAGACAAACTGCATCAATGACGATTGTTTCACTCACAATGAAAACGAAGACCTAACCAACCTGAAAGGAGTATATTTATCTGGGGAGGGAGACATCCAAACCCCAACACTAACAGACAAATGTAATGCATTTATGTCCATTCTTAAAAATAACATACTAATTATATAGATGAAAATAGTTCCATCTGTGGCTGGTAAAAATATATGATCAATTATTATGACACTCACTATTGTGTTATGTATAccttttaaatatatttaacagATAAACCTGAGCCTGCAGTGATGGAATATCTTTTTTCTTCTGCACGTCAAGTCACTGGTGATGCTGTTGCTCATATGCTGACAGTTAAGGCTCTTCTAAAATGGCTCACTGTACAGGTAAGAAAGTTATATGACTACTATATCCCCCTTGTAATCTGTTGAGATGAAATTAGCTAAACAGCCCATACATTTAAAATGATTGGACTGCACTATGGATGTCTCCATCATCCTCAATAGAATGTCATATTTTTCCATGATAGGGAACTTCGGTTGTGGCATTGGACTTAGACAAATACAGCACAATACACACATGACAATAATCATTGACTAGATAGCTGGAAAAGCTGGTCCTTTAAAACCTCTGGTATGTGTCTCTGGTATGCAACATGTCATCTGCACTACCCCTATGAGTCATCCAACACTTTGAAGAGTTGTAGTTGGCTCTGGCTTCGGTGACAAGGCTTTTCCCCGCACTATGGTAATGCAATAATAACATGAGGACTTTAAATTGAGAATACAAATGGAGGTTCAGGATGTTGACCAGGTGAGTAAAGGGTAGTGTTTTGGACACTGGGGACAGCACTGAAAAGCTACAGGAAAGGTCAACACccaaccaacaacaacaacttgGCCTACTCTGATAGGGCAAGGCAGTTGACAGCAGAGGGACTTTGGTGACAATCTGTCTCAGCTGGAGAAAAAGGTCAATTTTTCCTTGACTATTTAAGAATAGGGATGGAGGTTGACTAATATGTGTTGTTTTCCCACAATTTGCATGTTTCGTCAGGTTCAGTGTTACTTTAAATACGCCTCAGTCTGCCAGTGTGGCGTTCTACGATTGGTGACGTTGAGAATATACCAACTCAACGTTAGGCAGGAAGTGGGAGTGTTGTAACAATTACAAATAACTATTTTGATTGAAAAGTCAGATAACATATATTATTGTGTAGGATTACAATTATATAAATCAATAAATATTCGTTTTAGGAAAAAATAACCGAAAGTGAGTCGTTTAAGTGATTTTGGCGTGCATAAAATAGCAACAACCTCCACCGTACGTTTCAGCGTCATGACGTTACCCGCTACTACTATCAGGTCCAAGTAACAGCTGAGCATTCGTTTTTTCAATGTTAGCTAAAATAATCCTGAAAATAATATTTAAATGAAATATTCGACAAATGGAAGATCAAACAAGTGGCGAGACAGTCGCTACTCAAGTGACTGATTTCAAAATGACAGCAAGGACCTATTACACTATTGCCTTGGAGAAAGCGAACGATGTGAGTCACGTGTCATTATATCTTACATTAACTTGGACCCATCACTGCTAAAAACATCAACTGGTGTTATCAAGCAAGCCAGCCAACTAACGTTACTACATCATTTAATTCGTCAGAAAAGGCTTATCTAGCCAATGTCTCGTGTCTTGTTGGTTATGAGAGCACTGTTGCCTGGTAAGCTAGCTAAATACTTAGCTAGATAACTAGCTAACGGTTGTAGTTAGCTATCTAtctaagtagctggctagctagttagcgtgttGATGCTCCTAAAAGCATTGACAATCACTTTACGTTTGAATTGTCATGTATCCACAATCCAGGGCCTGAAACAAAAATCTATAGCAGCTCTATAATGATAATAAGTCATTTCTCTGATTTGGTTGATACTTTTTCaaaattagtattattattaattttGTTTCCTACCTAGGTCCTGTCATCCCTTCCTGATGACATAAAGCCAGGTCCTGACCTGTATGGACTGCCATGGGAAGCGGTCATCGTCACTGCCTTACTAGGGTTGGGCACCCTCCTATTGTTCAGCTGCAGGTTCTACCAATGTGTAAGTTGTCTGATATTATTATCAGCATGCAAGTATAGGGATGAACAACCACGTTCTTTATTTTGATTGGAGAGTGACCAAGCTCACAATTGTTCCATTGTTTCCACAGATAAAGAGCAGACTGTATTCAAGCAAAGAGAGGCGGATGGGCCTGAAGGTGGCTGAACTATTAGATGAAAAGTGCAAAGTCCTTGAGACTTTGAGTGAGGTTCAACGAAATGTGAGGCCTATGTCAAATAAACCTTTGTGTGACTGACTAGATTTTCAAACTATTCAATGCAATTCCCTTTGAAATTACATGTTTTGTATGGACCTGTGTGTTATGAATGCCTTTGCTACTGTTTGTTTATTTATGTACCTTTTCAGTATGAAGAACTGGAAACTTCCCTGCGGAATAGTGGTGTTTTGGCTCATgtcgcagagagagagaatctggagGTAAGACAGAGATACTACATGGTATGATTGTTCTCAATACTGAAGAGACATTCCCATATATCACAGCTAAATAACACTGCCAAGTCGTATAAAAGGACTTGGTGTGCATGCGACTTTCAAGTCCCAGTAAAACTATAATGGTGTCCTCCTCAGGTGATGTCCCAGAGGCTGAAACAGTCAAATACACAGCTTGGAAATGATATAGAAAAGTTAAAGGAGGACCTGAATATCCAAAGAGCGAGGAGGTTGCAGCAGGAGGAGACAGTGCGTTTGACTTAAGACTTTTTTCTCATCCCCTTTTTCTGTGTTTTGATGTTTATGCTTTGACATGTTTCAGCTATTGTTATTATTTTCCTCTTTGCTCTCATATTTCAGTTTGTTTTTGAGATATGGTGTTGTGTGCAATTCTTCAGATTGCAGATATGCAGGAAACCTTGAAAACCTTAGAAGAAGAAACCAGGGACCTCAAGtcccagacagaacaggtaaagTCTGATGTCCCCATTACAATGTTATATATTATGAACAAAATGTTAATTGTAATTCCTTCCCATAATgcatttgaaatctgacacagtcaGAGCCAGGTTAGAT is a window from the Oncorhynchus keta strain PuntledgeMale-10-30-2019 chromosome 35, Oket_V2, whole genome shotgun sequence genome containing:
- the LOC118368135 gene encoding transport and Golgi organization protein 1 homolog isoform X1, with protein sequence MAASQIYIWTFTIFLFPTLTWGLLSDFKICGDSECESLLSRVRATRDHRGKDCRFLNFKKGDVIFVYHKLSGKRDDLWAGSIDRQFGYFPKDVVNVDEIYSNTEKEVATQKQDFFCIDEYGSLIDNDSSEWDNEENLVSEFQEIAANDAQDSKTSKDAFLSQSFAQSSDETGNKDAIQVVMEDFSDDTKPEPREQDGSQWIGSTVTGWFSLGGENPDDNPKEDNPEQESFRSRKLALDIDANQLKEEKKNDENSGWFGDGLTSAFGFGQKAPEEEKPIEKEVEEQPPPSNSWLNIGIRDVLHFGQSNQDKVEEIIEAAGRDESTGTIDPQDLGTSQSHHDATVEQIKETEHQRDDTTGKKAERTETHPSKPVKDYNQEDRHSQEEDGELRKEEDAGWYGSIYNNIVGLYGEQGYVEEEEEDILIAEDEEDKDISLQSETESQSVFSSMFDTLVSPFQADTTNNDKNAQSDEVTDIKPAEADGDTETSLTSQTAIPYDSTEASVGRKDDNDGNDSNEVPHPPPLDIDTVQSANKILETSKYMSLSHDPQLQDTDGIVNLEVDPEKAIAEMEVVDQEEFPSSDHSKKWHVETDPIDNTGFINIILDPVLDSTILNADATSNNLLSDKGNDDGGRYIVDKASEREEAESTNEVTETEGIEQKKIVEVERDHGDEATFSTHVFEYTQSNSGPNAKIEMYPDSSDLVPPETVTGNEQRQTEILEEADTENMLVEDFIHVHWVSHESQKDSDEKNVLNDRSGMTDDQTTANEDSNLPLNDRNHTDDSNEMLEAFKQLLGNSKYMSLSHNPQLQDTTGIVNLEDDRENSIAEINENDEHDSAGRLELDDVTTNEPVSSQGGVEPKQLVSDPKPDNEEDVKISTVLPEALLHDSDENALNHHQESPAADLAENSLDDVETDHSVGQDALEGSGIPNLSDSIPIQTKAETLTEELPNVSEDTSVMHDEVEDIDIDTTGIEVVSSNQKGDDSILVPQSPAEEDNGDRVGMLYSQTSMPGTEDASVLEEVTQTPDPHLHDAQDPHIAELILNLSLVEPVRVDPVIENVSGEEIHHLITSSGDEESKDKNENTLEVPDKNVHFGDIDSVLLKDWLSSNYEESNSNVMEVVDQEEFSSSDHFKEWHVEADPVDNIGMINITLDPVLDSTIRNADTTSNNLLSNKGNDDGGRYIVDKASEREEADSTKEVTETEGIEPGKIVEVERDHGDQAILPTHVFENTQSSSEPDAKIEMYPDSSELVPPETEIGNEQRQTEILEEADTENMSVEDFIHVHRESHESQKDSDEKNVPNDRSGMTSDQTTAIEDNNLPLDDRNHISSVSSQEVHSKGTKGLYNEITLENERAQELGLQDRETNDGRNSFDQSHAVSQLSPTDEAYDVITQSERTIDHDTLYSGENFLSDSWSNYQEATDVKSTISDEDRQQDFENVDVIEKVDFEKISYRDIESIHNGEREGETSTSHSEPPEKQDMPSDQIVGLDPTQEEFVNKSTSHSEPLENQDMPSDQYSVGPPQEEITDTSVNKGTRSFFENAMDFLIPSTDSKDLEDPEPKGQEEEEQEPPPDLPYLDLHEPEPQSQSTTVEDSMKATAFLKEYKNIQKQISTDEITTLLDMFGKHKFLWLDYSLGSSETFTDGQDGDNDLAIISDFEMLLQYHIDETKTPSGGVLEDEDQSRKFVSLRKLEILLSNIKNRFTQVKAPVSIKDNQAETDKTNCINDDCFTHNENEDLTNLKGVYLSGEGDIQTPTLTDKYKPEPAVMEYLFSSARQVTGDAVAHMLTVKALLKWLTVQVLSSLPDDIKPGPDLYGLPWEAVIVTALLGLGTLLLFSCRFYQCIKSRLYSSKERRMGLKVAELLDEKCKVLETLSEVQRNYEELETSLRNSGVLAHVAERENLEVMSQRLKQSNTQLGNDIEKLKEDLNIQRARRLQQEETIADMQETLKTLEEETRDLKSQTEQAQTTLKIFDMNSERNQNNLEAAKEEKVLLQEKNGQLVQEAEGWGERMSELEEEMRMCESSYTGMLQDATNKDERIKSLTDCLLKMKDWDSVLEDGANREERSGTQGTENEGQDNDQRRRIQKLIHAAKMNADLKSVDEDKDRVFAKLADEVKAKEDLQEGIKKLENEKASLQTDSEKYTGQVQTLQQKLQIMTEMYQENELKLHRMLTVEERARLQKDEKLTKADKSITLAVEELNSYRQRAQDLEDELEKTNQAYKTQITSQEKKAHNNWLAARGADRDLAEVKRENAHLRQKLTDTQFKLDVVEKDPYTLDNMDRPLFRGERSPYGPSPLHRPASENRAFLSPPTLMDGPLRLSPNFPPMGPGGRVSRGLLDPPGGVDSDRSGGPHSDSGSISPTWERDRRGPPIHPPGYMYLDTGLPYRRPLPGALPMGPLPPRGPGPAEPHSFGHQPDSSFMGNSMGPGENERDSHLSAPGDLRDMRMGPPLLVPPGMGPLPPMDHRDPYFARKGPYGPPDFFSPRGPAPMGMRGPPPPGMFGRVPPPPPQHMGYPPMRPHPDSFPPGPPPRPSPPGSEVSSDQSPSPHDVI
- the LOC118368135 gene encoding uncharacterized protein LOC118368135 isoform X3, giving the protein MAASQIYIWTFTIFLFPTLTWGLLSDFKICGDSECESLLSRVRATRDHRGKDCRFLNFKKGDVIFVYHKLSGKRDDLWAGSIDRQFGYFPKDVVNVDEIYSNTEKEVATQKQDFFCIDEYGSLIDNDSSEWDNEENLVSEFQEIAANDAQDSKTSKDAFLSQSFAQSSDETGNKDAIQVVMEDFSDDTKPEPREQDGSQWIGSTVTGWFSLGGENPDDNPKEDNPEQESFRSRKLALDIDANQLKEEKKNDENSGWFGDGLTSAFGFGQKAPEEEKPIEKEVEEQPPPSNSWLNIGIRDVLHFGQSNQDKVEEIIEAAGRDESTGTIDPQDLGTSQSHHDATVEQIKETEHQRDDTTGKKAERTETHPSKPVKDYNQEDRHSQEEDGELRKEEDAGWYGSIYNNIVGLYGEQGYVEEEEEDILIAEDEEDKDISLQSETESQSVFSSMFDTLVSPFQADTTNNDKNAQSDEVTDIKPAEADGDTETSLTSQTAIPYDSTEASVGRKDDNDGNDSNEVPHPPPLDIDTVQSANKILETSKYMSLSHDPQLQDTDGIVNLEVDPEKAIAEMEVVDQEEFPSSDHSKKWHVETDPIDNTGFINIILDPVLDSTILNADATSNNLLSDKGNDDGGRYIVDKASEREEAESTNEVTETEGIEQKKIVEVERDHGDEATFSTHVFEYTQSNSGPNAKIEMYPDSSDLVPPETVTGNEQRQTEILEEADTENMLVEDFIHVHWVSHESQKDSDEKNVLNDRSGMTDDQTTANEDSNLPLNDRNHTDDSNEMLEAFKQLLGNSKYMSLSHNPQLQDTTGIVNLEDDRENSIAEINENDEHDSAGRLELDDVTTNEPVSSQGGVEPKQLVSDPKPDNEEDVKISTVLPEALLHDSDENALNHHQESPAADLAENSLDDVETDHSVGQDALEGSGIPNLSDSIPIQTKAETLTEELPNVSEDTSVMHDEVEDIDIDTTGIEVVSSNQKGDDSILVPQSPAEEDNGDRVGMLYSQTSMPGTEDASVLEEVTQTPDPHLHDAQDPHIAELILNLSLVEPVRVDPVIENVSGEEIHHLITSSGDEESKDKNENTLEVPDKNVHFGDIDSVLLKDWLSSNYEESNSNVMEVVDQEEFSSSDHFKEWHVEADPVDNIGMINITLDPVLDSTIRNADTTSNNLLSNKGNDDGGRYIVDKASEREEADSTKEVTETEGIEPGKIVEVERDHGDQAILPTHVFENTQSSSEPDAKIEMYPDSSELVPPETEIGNEQRQTEILEEADTENMSVEDFIHVHRESHESQKDSDEKNVPNDRSGMTSDQTTAIEDNNLPLDDRNHISSVSSQEVHSKGTKGLYNEITLENERAQELGLQDRETNDGRNSFDQSHAVSQLSPTDEAYDVITQSERTIDHDTLYSGENFLSDSWSNYQEATDVKSTISDEDRQQDFENVDVIEKVDFEKISYRDIESIHNGEREGETSTSHSEPPEKQDMPSDQIVGLDPTQEEFVNKSTSHSEPLENQDMPSDQYSVGPPQEEITDTSVNKGTRSFFENAMDFLIPSTDSKDLEDPEPKGQEEEEQEPPPDLPYLDLHEPEPQSQSTTVEDSMKATAFLKEYKNIQKQISTDEITTLLDMFGKHKFLWLDYSLGSSETFTDGQDGDNDLAIISDFEMLLQYHIDETKTPSGGVLEDEDQSRKFVSLRKLEILLSNIKNRFTQVKAPVSIKDNQAETDKTNCINDDCFTHNENEDLTNLKGVYLSGEGDIQTPTLTDKYKPEPAVMEYLFSSARQVTGDAVAHMLTVKALLKWLTVQVLSSLPDDIKPGPDLYGLPWEAVIVTALLGLGTLLLFSCRFYQCIKSRLYSSKERRMGLKVAELLDEKCKVLETLSEVQRNYEELETSLRNSGVLAHVAERENLEVMSQRLKQSNTQLGNDIEKLKEDLNIQRARRLQQEETIADMQETLKTLEEETRDLKSQTEQAQTTLKIFDMNSERNQNNLEAAKEEKVLLQEKNGQLVQEAEGWGERMSELEEEMRMCESSYTGMLQDATNKDERIKSLTDCLLKMKDWDSVLEDGANREERSGTQGTENEGQDNDQRRRIQKLIHAAKMNADLKSVDEDKDRVFAKLADEVKAKEDLQEGIKKLENEKASLQTDSEKYTGQVQTLQQKLQIMTEMYQENELKLHRMLTVEERARLQKDEKLTKADKSITLAVEELNSYRQRAQDLEDELEKTNQAYKTQITSQEKKAHNNWLAARGADRDLAEVKRENAHLRQKLTDTQFKLDVVEKDPYTLDNMDRPLFRGERSPYGPSPLHRPASENRAFLSPPTLMDGPLRLSPNFPPMGPGGRGYMYLDTGLPYRRPLPGALPMGPLPPRGPGPAEPHSFGHQPDSSFMGNSMGPGENERDSHLSAPGDLRDMRMGPPLLVPPGMGPLPPMDHRDPYFARKGPYGPPDFFSPRGPAPMGMRGPPPPGMFGRVPPPPPQHMGYPPMRPHPDSFPPGPPPRPSPPGSEVSSDQSPSPHDVI